The Halogeometricum rufum genome has a segment encoding these proteins:
- a CDS encoding universal stress protein, which yields MTRVVVPVRYPLTKHSKATLSEAIRIAEEREAELTVLHVDLYQENRGVTRAELKRAIEREFGALERTRYVIRRGFLVEETILEEVAAEGADIVVIGSKQASRWRRMLRRFLDDPDIETYLRQKLDCTVITVRADGTNDG from the coding sequence ATGACGCGAGTGGTGGTCCCCGTCAGGTATCCGCTGACGAAGCACTCCAAAGCGACGCTCTCGGAAGCAATCCGCATCGCCGAGGAGCGCGAAGCGGAACTCACCGTCCTGCACGTGGACCTCTATCAAGAGAACCGCGGCGTGACGCGAGCGGAGTTGAAACGCGCGATAGAGCGCGAGTTCGGTGCCCTCGAACGGACGCGGTACGTCATCCGTCGCGGGTTCCTCGTCGAGGAGACGATTCTGGAGGAGGTGGCGGCCGAGGGCGCCGACATCGTCGTCATCGGCTCGAAACAGGCCAGCCGCTGGCGGCGGATGCTCCGGCGGTTCCTCGACGACCCGGACATCGAGACGTACCTGCGACAGAAGCTCGACTGTACGGTCATCACCGTCCGCGCCGACGGGACGAACGACGGCTGA
- a CDS encoding mechanosensitive ion channel family protein, whose protein sequence is MQTGTGTEPASGPQTASASEPGATPASETGTTVGDAGGTATAGAGGSGAGPPTPVPTPTEGEQAVRELLPDFLFFPGANYVAAALVVALGYVLSGYVVRVVGRPIARRFRRQSVAQVMLRLVRLSIFILSLGVAAAVAGLRFGDVAISVGVFSAVVGIVLAPLVGSTINGLFILADQPYEVGDMIELDNGRKGFVDEITIRYTKMFTLDNTFLVIPNDTIRDRLVTNYSAEDERIRLRIGFLATYESDIPKTRELLERAASDTEMVIEGGPDIRIGSARYPAKPTAYLEEYADSGILVTLRFWAKKPYKLLAVRSRVQTNLYELLDDEPDVEAAYPHTHHVFDDTSGSLRAEVAEGGDAAWTDAGSRVEMDRPPRDGDEN, encoded by the coding sequence ATGCAGACGGGGACAGGGACGGAACCGGCGTCCGGCCCACAAACGGCGTCGGCGTCCGAACCGGGGGCGACACCGGCGTCCGAAACGGGGACGACGGTGGGCGACGCCGGCGGGACGGCGACTGCGGGCGCGGGCGGGAGCGGTGCCGGTCCGCCGACCCCGGTGCCGACGCCCACCGAGGGAGAACAGGCCGTCCGCGAACTCCTCCCGGACTTCCTGTTCTTCCCGGGCGCGAACTACGTCGCGGCCGCCCTCGTCGTCGCCCTCGGCTACGTCCTCTCGGGGTACGTCGTCCGCGTCGTCGGGCGACCCATCGCCCGTCGCTTCCGCCGACAGAGCGTCGCGCAGGTGATGCTCCGACTCGTGCGCCTCAGCATCTTCATCCTCTCGCTGGGCGTCGCCGCCGCCGTCGCCGGCCTCCGATTCGGCGACGTCGCCATCTCCGTCGGGGTGTTCTCCGCCGTGGTCGGTATCGTCCTCGCGCCCCTCGTCGGGAGCACCATCAACGGCCTGTTCATCCTCGCCGACCAGCCGTACGAAGTCGGCGACATGATCGAACTCGACAACGGACGGAAGGGGTTCGTCGACGAGATAACCATCCGCTACACGAAGATGTTCACGCTCGACAACACCTTCCTCGTCATCCCCAACGACACTATCCGCGACCGACTGGTGACGAACTACTCCGCCGAGGACGAGCGCATCCGCCTCCGAATCGGCTTCCTCGCCACGTACGAGTCCGACATCCCGAAGACGCGGGAACTGCTCGAACGCGCCGCCAGCGACACCGAGATGGTCATCGAGGGCGGCCCGGACATCCGCATCGGGAGCGCACGTTACCCGGCGAAGCCCACCGCCTACCTCGAGGAGTACGCCGACAGCGGCATCCTCGTCACCCTCCGCTTCTGGGCGAAGAAGCCGTACAAACTGCTCGCCGTTCGCTCGCGCGTCCAGACGAACCTGTACGAACTCCTCGACGACGAACCGGACGTGGAGGCGGCGTACCCGCACACCCACCACGTGTTCGACGACACCAGCGGGTCGCTCCGCGCGGAGGTGGCCGAGGGCGGCGACGCGGCGTGGACGGATGCGGGGTCGCGGGTGGAGATGGACCGGCCGCCCCGCGACGGCGACGAGAACTGA